The nucleotide window GCCAGACTTGGACACGGCGAAGCAGGTCGCCCGGCTGCTGCAGGCGGAGAATGAGCGGCTGCACCGGCGATTGGAGCAGCTGGTGGCGGAGCTGGCCCGGCTCAAGGGCCAGGACGCCCAGGTGCTGTTGCAGCGCGAGCTGGCCAAGCTCCAGGAGCAGCTGGCGCTGATGCAGCAGCGCCTGTACGGCGCCTCCAGCGAGAAGCGCCCCGTGTCGGCTCCCGAGCCGCCGCCGCAGCGTATGCGGCAGCAGCAGGGCCATGGTCCGCAGGCCCAGCCCGAGCTGCCCGTCCAGGAAGTGGTGCTGCCGTTGGACCCAGCCGACCCGGTGTGTGGCCTGTGCGGTGGCGCCCTGCACGAGTGGAAGGGACAGACCGAGGACAGCGAGGAAGTCACCGTGGTGGAGCGCCAGTTCGTGCTGCGCAAGCTGCACCGCCAGAAGTACCGCTGCCCTCAAGGCTGTGCGCCAGTGACGGCGCCCGCTCCGCCACGGCTGGTGGAGGGAGGCCGCTACTCGGTGGAATTCGCCGTCCACGTGGCCTTGCAGAAGTATGTCTTTCACCTGCCGCTGGCCCGCCAGCAGCGCATGTTCCTGCGCGAAGGCTTGGGGGTGGAGCGCACCACGTTGTGGGATCAGCTCGAGGCGCTGGCCCGCCACCTCCACAAGAGCTACGAGGCGCTGCTGGCGGAGGTGTTCACCTCACCGCTCATCCACGCCGATGAGACGCTCTGGTACCTGTTGGACAAGGGCCCCGGCAAGAAATGGTACGCGTGGACGGTGGCCTCGCCGGACGCGGTGTACCACCGCATCTTCCCCAGCCGCTCGGGTGCCACGGCCAAGATGGTGCTCGGGGACTTCAAGGGTGTCGTCGTGGTGGATGGCTACGCGGCGTACCAGACGGCCACCAAGGCCGGAGCCGAGGAGCCCGCGCCAGCCACCCTGGCCTTTTGCTGGGCGCATGTGCGGCGCAAATTCGTGGAGGCCCTGAAGTTCGAGCCGGCCTGTGAGCACGTGCTGAAGTTCATCGCTCAGCTGTATGCCATTGAAGAAGACCTACCGGACTGGCATGCGCTGGAAGACAAGGTGCAGCAGGGCGCGCTGGCCCACCGACTCGCCGTACGCCAGCAGCAGTCGGCGCCGCTCACGGAGCGAATCAAGGCGTGGGCACTGTCTCAGCGGGCCCTGCCCGACAGCACCTTTCGCAAGGCCCTGGAGTACATGCTGGAACTGTGGAGCGGGCTGACAGTCTTCCTGCTCAACCCGCGGGTGCCGCTGGATAACAACCACGTCGAGCGCCAGATACGGGACGTGGTGCTGGGCCGCAAGAATCACTACGGCAGCAAGTCCCAGCGCGGCACCGAGGTGGCGGCCCTCTTCTACTCGCTCATCGAGACGGCCAAGCTGCGCGGCGAGGATCCAGGCGACTACCTGCTGCGCGCAGCCCTGGCCGCCATCGACAATCCGGACGCCATCACCCTGCCTGTCAGCCACGACTGACGATGGCTCGCCTGCCCGGGCGGGTCCCCTCATCCCAAGGCCCCGACGGGGCACGGCGAACTGATACGGAGTAAAGGGCGAAGCGCAAATCGTCCGGTTCGAACGGCAGCAGCCCTCAAACACCCCATCGCTTGCGAAACAAGGCGATTTCCCGCTCGTAGTAGGCCACGAAGGTTTCTATATCTTTTTTCAGGCGATCTTCCCCTTCGGGAACTGTCTCCAACCGCTTCTTCCAACTTAGGCATTCCTGCCGGAATCGATCCAATATGTGGCGGGGTACGTCTTCCTTTGTCGCCCGCAACCGTTGGGGATAAACGCCGGTGACGACATACGGGCGGCGATTTCCGGACGTGCCGTAAACGGCGTTTTGCGCGGCCCACACCGCATGCGGGAGGGGTTTGCCGAAAAACTTGTCCAGCAGTCGTACCACGATGGCTTCCGCCTCCGAGTCCGAGACGGGATAAAGAGTCCCAATGTAGGCGCGCGCATTGGCAAAGGTGAATCGCTTCGACAGCTCGTGCCAGGAAACGCAGGCGTTGTTTATGATGATCGGGCTGCCTTCCGCCGCCAATGAACGGGGCATGGCAAGGTAGTTGTTATCGGCCATCGCCATCACCGCCGAACCGATGACGCGCTTGATTTCTT belongs to Stigmatella erecta and includes:
- the tnpC gene encoding IS66 family transposase, producing MDTAKQVARLLQAENERLHRRLEQLVAELARLKGQDAQVLLQRELAKLQEQLALMQQRLYGASSEKRPVSAPEPPPQRMRQQQGHGPQAQPELPVQEVVLPLDPADPVCGLCGGALHEWKGQTEDSEEVTVVERQFVLRKLHRQKYRCPQGCAPVTAPAPPRLVEGGRYSVEFAVHVALQKYVFHLPLARQQRMFLREGLGVERTTLWDQLEALARHLHKSYEALLAEVFTSPLIHADETLWYLLDKGPGKKWYAWTVASPDAVYHRIFPSRSGATAKMVLGDFKGVVVVDGYAAYQTATKAGAEEPAPATLAFCWAHVRRKFVEALKFEPACEHVLKFIAQLYAIEEDLPDWHALEDKVQQGALAHRLAVRQQQSAPLTERIKAWALSQRALPDSTFRKALEYMLELWSGLTVFLLNPRVPLDNNHVERQIRDVVLGRKNHYGSKSQRGTEVAALFYSLIETAKLRGEDPGDYLLRAALAAIDNPDAITLPVSHD